The following DNA comes from Trichoplusia ni isolate ovarian cell line Hi5 unplaced genomic scaffold, tn1 tig00002164, whole genome shotgun sequence.
acactcactggactcgccctacaccacgcccgctgccgctactcggagtacgtccgagacgccagcgaacgcccaccacgcgaaggccgaACAACAACGACCCCCGCCAGTCTAACCCACAGACCGTGGGAAGAcacccccgcccgccgccgctacccggaatgagtccaggacgccggcgggctgcgacgtccagcaagcagttgacactcactggactcgcctctcctcccgaccttcggccaacaaacaaacaatggccgaagtccCCCTTCGCTCGAGCTCCACCGAACCACCCCTCGCTTGAGGAGGGCGGGAGCgagcgagcgtgtccggccagcagttgacactggccggaccccgcggcagaaattcgccacgcacaacaattgccccaagtcgcgagacgattgttatgcgtgcccagggtgcaccggcccaacgactgctcttccccccggacgtatccgtaagggaccagcagccgccaggcacacgaggaggttttctgcctggcaccccaacctaacctaacctaacctaacctaacctaacctttctCAACCTTATTCAACCTAATCTTGCGTGTCCTCGACTCGTAACTTTACCTTGCGTGCATTGTCTTCGCTTGACCTCACCTTGCATGACCTTACCTTGCGGAACTTCACCTTTTAGTGTTCTTAGTGACCTTCACCTCGCATTACCCCCACTTTGTGTGACCTCACCTTTCGTTACCTCACTTTGTATAACCTCACCTTGCAGAACCTCACTATGTGTGACCTCAGCTTGCGTTACTTCACCTTGCGAGAACTTTCGTTGTTTGACCTCACCTTGCATGACCTTACCTTACTTTACCTTGCGGAACTTCACTTTTTAGTGACCTTAGTGACCTACCTCGCCTTGTCCCCACTTTGTGTGCCCTCACCTTGCGTTTCTACACCTTGTCTGACCTCTCTCTGTGTGTGTGACCTCACCTTGCTTGACTTCTCTCTCTGTGTGACCTCACCTTTCGTTACCTTACTTTGTATAACCTCACATTGCGGAACCTCACTATATGTGACCTCAGCTTGCGTTGCTTCACCTTGCATGACCTTACCTTACCTTGCGGAACTTCACCTTATAGTGACCTTAGTGACCTTCACCTCGCATTACCCCCACTTTGTTTGacttagtttagtttagtttagttagtTTAGTTAGCCCTCACCTTGCGTTTCTACACCTTGCGTGACCTCTCTTTGTCCGTGTAACCTCACCTTGCGCGACTTCTCTCTTCGTTTGACCTCACCTTTCGTAACCTTACTTTGTATAACTTCAACTTGCGTGACCTTACTTTACATGACCTTACCTTGTGTGATTTAATCTTGCATGACCTTACCTTGCGTGACCTTCCGTTGCGTGACCTAACCTTGCGTGACCTAACCTTGTGTGACCTAACTTTGCGTGACCTTACCTTGTGTGATTTAATCTTGCATGACCTTACTTTACATGACCTTACCTTGCGTGACCCTCCGTTGCGTGACCTAACCTTGCGTGACCTACATGACGAAATTAAAAGTAgcaagaaaagttaaaaaaaaaaaaaaaggcttaGGCGACATTTCCATCCAAGTGGTTAAGCGCAAACCGTGGTAATATCAGAGTGGACTAAAATTTGGAAAACATTTCTTACTAAGTAATAGTACTAATACTCTAGAAGTATTTTCGGCGAAGAAGTGGGTCTTATATCGTTTACAAATTTCTATTCTTTATTACCTTAAGAATGAAAAGAAAAGACGACGGCACCGCAACCAGTTCGCGCGAAAAGGCAAGCCAATTGTTCGCATGGCTCCGCACTGCACCTGAAACTGCTATGAGATAAAATATATAGGGAATGTAGAGATGATCGTTACTCCGATAATATAAACATCGTCACTCCAGCTCAGCATAATTCTTTCCTTCACCATTTTAAGTTagggttgaaaaaaaaaaaaaaaaaaaatattgtataacacTCAAGACAagattcgattttttattttaataacttccaTGTTATCATCGCAGAATATGGATCATCCCTAGACCGTATTCGGCGGACAAACATTTTGATGATGCCCGAAGACGACTAAACTCATAAACTGTTGAGTTATCTGTAAACGCTCACCCAATTACGAGTTTACGATCAACTAAAAAGGTTCTAACTCTAATTGACTTTTTAATCTCGCTATTTACCATCCTCCTTAGTCATTCTGCTATCTGTCCGTTGGACAGCTCGGGTCATCGCACATTATTCTGTCACACGTAACCACAATTTGTCAAAACTTGCAGTGTTTATGTAatgaattgttttataataaatcagtAGTAATCACAATAATCATTTATgggtttatttttgatacagCTGTAATTCTATCGATCTACATAGCAATGGGCACAGTTCATGCAAGGGTAAGACCATGGTGTTGTATGTGTCAGGTGCAGGGAGCTCGCGGTAGTGACGAGCAGACACGGGGACTGGGCATAACCTCTTTATGTGTAAGCGGGCCGGCACACTAGTCTGTGTAGAGCAGCGTCCCGCTTCCACTGATATAAGCGGTAGTGGGAGGTCCCTGTCGACGTAGATCTCATTCATTACCTGATAGTGTTGTGACTTCATCAAATTGTGACCAACTCTGTAGAATTTCAAAGGATTGCCGCTAACTAtagaattttccttttttactattttctctCGTTTGCAATAATTTGAATATCTATTccgtttttattataacttactGTTCAGTAGTTTAATACCAAAATAGGATAGTCAacataacacaatttaaaaattacacagaaaaaaaaagagttctACTCGCTATGCCATCTAGCCTCATCACGTGACCCCGAGgatgttttacaaatttaatgttcTTACAATTAGTtcatgtgtgtatgtgtgtgtaggTAGCGCACAAGTATTGCTTCAACGAGGACGAGGGGGGGCTGTTCGACTTCGACGACAACCCGGACCTGGACGACGAGGAGCCGCCGCCCGCTGTCAACACCAACATATCGCTCAATTCCGTAAAggttagtataataataatcctTATCGTGTTGAGGTGATGGTTCAGTATTGCTTGTAACGTCACTTAGCCAACGCGCACTAAAGttactataataaataacaaactcaccaccgggcccgcccgctacaaatagaaaattgtcccatttaaacataaatcgggataaaaagtatcctttgcgttaatcctagttataaaccaTCTGCGTACCAAGATgcgtctaaatccgttctgtgGTTGTGAAGGGGAACTAACATCCTAACACACGTATTTTCGCGTTCATAATATTACAGTTGCATTTTAAATAGTTCTTATTTTCGGTCCCACAAATTTACTTCAATACTACAAACAATAAGTAACCTTATAATTTTTCATGTTACGGTTGCAAATTACTTGTGCAGGCGCGGGTGGATCGGGTGCATGTTGACGGCCTGTACCGCACCAAGGATGACGTCATCCGGAACACTGTCGGCGACCTATTCAAGGCCACAGACTTCGAGGACGTCATCGTGAGAGCACACAAGGTGACACACAAGCACAAACCTGGTTTACACACGCACACTCACTAAACAGATACAACTCACAAGCCGTGTGTGTGTTCAGGCGCGGCAGGAGCTCGACTCTCTCGGCTGCTTCGGACATGTGTGCGTGTTCATAGACGTGTCGTCCGGACCAGACGCGACGCCCGATGGACTTGAGGtgacacacacatacacactgCTACCCAAATCATATATTACTGttacttagtatttttataattttaacgtCAGGAGTATATTGCCGAATTCTGTTTCCAAGgtgttaaaataaacatctgCGTTTTAAATTATGAACTTCTTCCAAAATACACGTGTAGCGATAAATCCCAATCTTCCAAGTTAAAGAAGGCTCAGGGATCAGGGAGTGTACACTTACAgataatgtgtgtgtgtgtgtgcaggTGACGTTCCAGGTCCGCGAGTTGTCGCGCGTGGCGGGCGGCGTGAACGCGGCCGTCACCGACGACGAGGGCAGCATTGTGCTAGGTATACTACTCTAAACACTGATACACTTGGATCAATTCTTGAAAGAATTTCGTATTTCTGGGGTACTCATGTGGTGTTGAGTTGTTGGTGATTGGTAAAGCTCGAGTAATTTGCACAATTATTTGGAAAACTAGCTATCAAGTTGGTTCGACAATCTGACAGTTTATCTGTAGAAGGAATCCTATTGTAGGACTCGtaagtattttacttaaattaaaagattcTATCCCACTTATGTCCCCCTAGGCGTGAAGTTGCCGAACGTGTTCGGTCGCGGCGAGCGCGCCGCAGCCGCCTACAGCCTCGGACTCCGGAACACTTCCAACTTCAACCTCTCCTGCACCAAGCCGATGCCGCTCAAACCATACACTCCCGTGTGAGTACAGACCCAACTATCATATGGATCTATATCTCTATCTAATTCTATAAGTACATAAAGCCTCCACTTCATTAGTACAACTATCAGATTAATCATTCCAAAAGCTATTTGTCGATAGTTCAGTCATTCGCGACACGGAGCCTACTGTCAAATTAAATCTTTAGTAGTTGTGGGAAAGAGGCGCTAGCTTACACCTCACTTTCACATCTTTCGTGGCCTCTTTACATTTTAGTGAATAGCGTGTTCTATGACGATATTTGTTTGTTATCGCACTAAGAAAGATTGTGGTTTAGTTCCATGCCAACTTGTTATATATCCTCTTCGAAGAAATACGGGCAGTCTTCAGACCTGTGCTATGAGTTGTCGCTAACCTAGATGTATTGTGTGCAGGCTGTCGGCGTCCCTGTACCAGCAGAACCGCGAGTACCCGTGGTCCGGCTACCGGCTGCTGGACCGCGGCTTGCTGCTCGACGTCGCCTTCAAGACGTCGCCCACGGTCAGTCATGCCCCAGTTTCTGGTAGGCTGATCTGATGAATCTACTGGCAATATTGCATGATTTGTTGACCACAACTTTAATAACTAATCACATCACTTCACATGCAATTTGACAGATGGTTAGTGAAGTTTTGAGTTGATAAACAGTCATTAACTTGTAGCCATGCTGCTTCCTTTCGTCTTGTGGAAGCACAAAATTGTCATAATTTTTGGCTTATCCGTGTGCCCTCTTCCTGCATATAGTAAAATACGAAATATCTCCCTAATCCTGGACTTATTATATTAACACACTTGCGTAAAGCCTTCTCTGTGGGATGCAGTAACGTTATTCCCTATTTTAGACGAAGCACACAATCCAGTGGGAGGGGCTGGTGCGCGAGATGACCGTGCTCAACAAGACCAGCTTCAAGATCAGAGAGAGTAGCGGTGAGTCACGTACAGTACTGTACAGGACAACACACCATGACGTGGTATACAAACAATGTCTTAAGACGTAGAAAGCGTAGAAAGACCATTTTACAATAGTTAGAATTTTCCAAGCTTATGAAGCAAATTTATCATAATGGAAAAAAGAATTTTTTCACGTATTCTCTTGGGATCTCCATTTTCCGACTCTTTAAATCATAAACTGACATGATCAGTTGTGCTGTGTCTGACTGTGTTATGGTTCGGCAGGGCCGCACCTGAAGTCGATGGTCCGGCACGTGATCAGCATGGACCACCGCGACGAGGCAGTGTTCCCGACGCGCGGCACGTGGGTGCAGGTCAGCACCGAGGTGGCCGGGCTCGGCGGCGGCGTCGCCAACGTCAAGACCGAGCTGCACGCGCAGGccaaccacaggctgcacgatGATGTTGTAAGATTATATGTTCACCATCATTTATAAGGGCTTATCCATTGATGCTGGTATTCGGAGATCCTGACACAGGACTACCCTAAATTGTATGCCTTTGACTGTAGAAATAGAGTTCGGGGTTTGAGCCCAAGGACTTAAAAATATGTGGATATGGATATCCCATATTGCTATTACCACTACGTTTAATGAACTAAAATTAGTGTCGCTACAAATGtgaaaacacatttttctaaataattaattaactatatcACGAGTATAATTTAAGTACGGATGGCGTTTTCTCCGCGCGAAGGTCCTGCAGGCGACGGGCGCGCTGGGCGTGCTGCACGACGTGTTCGGCACGGAGCTGCCGGACCACTTCTTCCTCGGCGGGCCCACCTCCGTGCGCGGCTTCCAGCAGCGCGGCGTCGGCCCGCACAACGACGGACAGGCGCTCGGCGGACGGGTATGCATCAACTACTACTAGTAATACTTATACATGAGAAAACAACGGCCATGATGGCTAATCGAGCGAGGtctcaattgttttgtttttgaacatAGTAAAACttcattgaatttaaaacatataataatacgCATCAGCGATCTGGTAATCATGTTGGGGTTAAAGTTAATTCATGATAGGCAGATTTCTAGATTTCACTTGTTGCAAGCGTGCTGTGCACACATCGACACGGATGCACGGTTCCCGATATTCTATTCAGACTTCCGTGTCGGCAATGCTTACGTTGGAAATAAACAGCGTAAAAAAATCCCGAATTAGAGTACGTCCCGTCGCGATCACGGAGCGCACGGACCACGGCCGCCTAGCCAAGACATGATGTCAAAGTCATGCGACTAATCGTAAGGAAATGTCGCTCCCATACATTGGGACCTCattattgacgttaacgattgtagatcCGCTCTTCGTGTGTGTATAACTCGAGCGTGTGTGTGTCAGGTGTACTGGGCGTCGGGCGTGCACCTGTACGCGCCGCTGCCGGTGCCGGGCGCGCGCTCGGGGCTGGGCGCGCTGTTCCGCTCGCACCTGTTCCTCAACGCGGGCGCGCTCGCACTGCCAGGTCAGACACCCACACTCCGCATACGGCGAGGTACATACTCACATGCACACACACTactaacacacacatacacataactACACTGTTGAGAACAGACTCGAGATTTTAACCACACATCCGGTAACAATTCTCTATTACATTAACTTAAAACATATctaaacattaatttctttGACAGTTTTATGCCTGGTTGAAGTGAAGTTATCTCTCTGTGTCTACGTAACTGTATTTGCTCTGACAGCTTTACTGAACgacgtgggttcaattcccactgAGGACAAAtctttgtgtgatgagcacgatcactTGCTCCGAATAGTTAATAGTActcaagctttgcttagtttacgctagatggcgctgtatgcCATCGTGGCATGTTCTCActtcaagctttgcttagttcgacgctagatggcgctgcATATATCTACATGTAGGCATGTTAATTACTTCAAGCATTGTTTCGTTcgacgctagatggcgttgtgtttcACGGTGGCACCTTATGACTTGCCTAGTTGACGCTAGACGTGGTTGGTGGTTGTGTAGAGACCCGCGACGTGTCCCGCGAGTCGCTGGAGGCGCTGCGCGTGGCGCGCGTGTCGTGCGGCGCGGGCGTGTGCGTGCGGCTGGGCCGCGCCGTCCGCCTCGAGCTCAATTACGTGCTGCCGCTGCGGGCGCAGCCGCGCGACCTGCCCGCCAGCGGACTGCAGTTCGGCGTCGGGGCCAACTTCTTATAGGTACGTAGTCTTTGCTGTTGTGTTGCTTatgtctaaatatttattaaatactggcCTGTGAATGTCGAATATGGAGGTGgctttgcggttctatgcatgaaTTTGTAGGTTCGCAGGAAAAGggccaatgtgactttttcaaagcaTGCATTTTCTTAATTAAGTATTCTAACACACCAGTGACAAGTggtgaagaaaaacattgaGGAAACTTAGataccaaatattggaatctgaaatcgtcaACCCTCTGTGAGCTAGCGTGATGAATGCTCAACCATTCCCTATACGGTAAGAAGcctgtgcccagctgtgggacataTATAGGCTGGCgttatagtatttttatgtatgtccTACTGTCCTGCTACCGCGACACCAGGTTTCAAATCCTTCCTGCATGATCCGTTTAACACAAGCTTGTATTCTCTCCCTGTTCCAGACAGTTGGCGTGGTCTCCCGCAGCCTGTCCACAGACACACAAACATGCCACAATGTATACGTCTCTGCAATACAGTAATGTCCTGTTCTCGTCActgttttaatca
Coding sequences within:
- the LOC113507460 gene encoding sorting and assembly machinery component 50 homolog A-like — protein: MGTVHARVAHKYCFNEDEGGLFDFDDNPDLDDEEPPPAVNTNISLNSVKARVDRVHVDGLYRTKDDVIRNTVGDLFKATDFEDVIVRAHKARQELDSLGCFGHVCVFIDVSSGPDATPDGLEVTFQVRELSRVAGGVNAAVTDDEGSIVLGVKLPNVFGRGERAAAAYSLGLRNTSNFNLSCTKPMPLKPYTPVLSASLYQQNREYPWSGYRLLDRGLLLDVAFKTSPTTKHTIQWEGLVREMTVLNKTSFKIRESSGPHLKSMVRHVISMDHRDEAVFPTRGTWVQVSTEVAGLGGGVANVKTELHAQANHRLHDDVVLQATGALGVLHDVFGTELPDHFFLGGPTSVRGFQQRGVGPHNDGQALGGRVYWASGVHLYAPLPVPGARSGLGALFRSHLFLNAGALALPGQTPTLRIRRGTYSHAHTLLTHTYT